In Microvenator marinus, one genomic interval encodes:
- a CDS encoding ABC transporter ATP-binding protein gives MKTKTLSRVEREALALSNDPILVKMLEEERVEADEVDMRLFAKLLAYLKPHKGLTAVAVALSLAESLLMTLPAYIVGLAIDAVSKAGARDGVFDGILTAMAAAVPVSQDGPTSLIIAFGAILLAAWTLRWVIAAVTTYLVQKLGQHVVHDLRVDVFDHITGQGLAFFHKNPVGRLVNRTTFDVQSLSELFSDAFAQGFRDVLFVIVLCVVMFKLDFTLSILIVGSFPLLVGVALLYRALARPSLRTMSAIQSRMNAWLAENIAGMRENQLYRRERRREAEWYSLTQAHQASIYRVVQAWAVLRPGMMIVSALATSLVLIVGYGRVTEGLVTIGVLITFIEYTSRVWVPVRNLAEKFNIIQNALTAGERVFNILEQPTTIKTLSTADPNLKVVKGSVEFKDVRFTYPRTTEEVIKGISFEAKPGEMVALVGNTGAGKSTIVQLISRFYDASEGEIRVDGRLVTDFELPNLRAGIALVPQDVVIFAGTLRENITLGAEYPDETVLETLKAVRGEILVTRNEDGLDQVLEEGGRTLSAGERQLISFARALLVNPPIIILDEATASIDTETESLIQEALVRLTKGRTTIVIAHRLSTIRDAHQILVLRHGQVIERGTHPELLHRGGEYAALYQSTRAQSS, from the coding sequence ATGAAGACCAAGACCCTGAGCCGCGTTGAGCGCGAGGCGCTCGCCCTTAGTAACGACCCGATTCTGGTCAAAATGCTCGAAGAAGAACGCGTAGAGGCTGACGAAGTCGACATGCGCCTCTTCGCGAAACTTCTGGCCTACTTAAAGCCGCACAAAGGCCTGACGGCGGTCGCCGTAGCCTTGAGTCTGGCCGAATCGCTCCTGATGACCTTGCCTGCGTATATTGTAGGTCTCGCGATCGACGCGGTGAGCAAAGCCGGCGCGCGCGACGGGGTCTTCGACGGCATCTTGACCGCGATGGCCGCCGCCGTGCCAGTTTCCCAGGATGGGCCGACCTCGCTGATCATCGCATTCGGTGCGATTCTTCTGGCGGCCTGGACACTTCGTTGGGTCATCGCCGCGGTGACCACGTATCTTGTGCAAAAGCTTGGACAACACGTGGTTCACGACCTGCGCGTCGACGTCTTCGACCACATCACCGGCCAAGGACTTGCGTTCTTTCACAAGAACCCGGTCGGACGCCTCGTCAACCGCACCACCTTTGACGTTCAGTCGCTCTCCGAGCTCTTCAGCGACGCGTTCGCCCAGGGTTTTCGAGACGTGCTTTTTGTCATCGTGCTCTGCGTGGTGATGTTCAAACTGGACTTCACGCTATCGATTCTGATCGTGGGCTCGTTCCCGCTCCTTGTGGGCGTGGCCTTGCTCTACCGCGCCCTCGCGAGGCCGTCCTTGCGCACCATGTCCGCGATTCAATCGCGCATGAACGCGTGGCTCGCCGAGAATATCGCTGGCATGCGCGAGAACCAGCTATATCGCCGCGAGCGCCGCCGCGAGGCGGAGTGGTATTCACTGACTCAGGCACACCAGGCCTCGATTTACCGCGTGGTTCAGGCGTGGGCCGTGCTCCGCCCGGGAATGATGATCGTGAGTGCGCTGGCCACGTCCCTAGTGTTGATCGTGGGCTACGGCCGTGTCACCGAGGGGCTCGTGACCATTGGCGTGCTCATCACGTTCATTGAGTACACGAGTCGTGTTTGGGTGCCTGTGCGGAACCTGGCCGAGAAGTTCAACATCATCCAAAACGCACTGACAGCGGGTGAGCGCGTCTTCAATATTCTCGAGCAGCCGACCACCATCAAGACCCTGAGCACAGCGGACCCGAATCTCAAGGTCGTCAAAGGGAGCGTGGAGTTCAAAGACGTCCGCTTTACCTATCCACGCACGACCGAAGAAGTCATAAAGGGCATTTCATTTGAGGCTAAGCCCGGCGAGATGGTCGCGCTTGTTGGGAATACCGGCGCCGGTAAATCCACGATCGTGCAGCTTATCTCCCGATTCTACGATGCCTCCGAAGGTGAGATTCGTGTGGATGGGCGCCTCGTGACCGACTTCGAGCTCCCCAACCTTCGTGCCGGTATCGCTCTGGTTCCCCAAGACGTGGTCATTTTTGCGGGCACACTTCGAGAGAACATTACGCTCGGCGCGGAGTATCCCGACGAAACGGTCCTCGAGACGCTTAAGGCCGTGCGCGGCGAGATTCTGGTGACGCGTAATGAAGATGGCCTGGACCAGGTCTTGGAGGAGGGAGGGCGCACTCTGAGTGCCGGCGAGCGCCAGCTCATCAGTTTTGCGCGCGCCCTCCTGGTCAATCCGCCCATTATCATTCTGGATGAGGCCACAGCGTCTATCGACACCGAGACGGAGTCGTTGATTCAAGAGGCGCTGGTCCGCCTGACCAAAGGGCGCACGACCATTGTGATTGCGCACCGCCTAAGCACGATTCGTGATGCCCACCAGATTCTGGTGCTTCGCCACGGCCAGGTTATTGAGCGTGGTACCCATCCTGAGTTGCTGCACCGCGGCGGCGAGTACGCCGCGCTCTACCAGTCTACGAGGGCTCAGTCCTCGTAA
- a CDS encoding aminopeptidase P N-terminal domain-containing protein produces the protein MYNLPKEEFAARRKRVLERIGPDGVAVIFGEPERIRSNDTDFKYRAGSDVLYLSGFVEPGCVLVLAPGHADGDFIMFVRGRNPEAETWTGRRQGTEGAIANFGADHAHDVETLWSELPNYLRARKTLYWSIAEDPEFDRSILKVIKELRATRRKAPEAPLEFADIRDIVHEMRLYKTPAELELMRHAAKITSEAHVLAMRTAKPGMMEYELQAAIEGHFLRNGAEGVAYNSIVGSGDNATILHYTENRDQMKASDVVLIDAGCEYHFYAADITRSFPVSGRFEGAAKDVYEAVLEAQIEGVASVRKGLAYDELQTKTVRRLTQAMIDLGALKGSLDQHIEEESFRAYYPHNVGHWLGIDVHDVGSYFGADRAYRALEPGMVLTIEPGLYFPAHDTTIPEALRGIGVRIEDDVLVTEGDPEVLTAECPKSVADIETLMNS, from the coding sequence ATGTACAATCTACCAAAAGAAGAATTCGCAGCACGGCGTAAGCGAGTATTAGAGCGCATCGGACCCGATGGGGTGGCCGTGATTTTCGGCGAGCCGGAGCGAATTCGTTCGAACGACACGGACTTCAAATATCGCGCTGGCAGCGATGTCCTCTATCTGAGCGGTTTTGTGGAGCCCGGCTGCGTGCTGGTCCTCGCACCCGGCCACGCCGACGGCGATTTCATCATGTTCGTGCGTGGCCGAAACCCCGAAGCCGAGACCTGGACAGGCAGGCGTCAGGGAACCGAAGGTGCCATCGCGAATTTTGGTGCCGACCACGCCCACGACGTGGAGACGCTCTGGAGCGAGCTCCCAAATTACCTGCGCGCACGAAAGACGCTCTACTGGAGTATTGCTGAGGATCCCGAGTTTGACCGATCGATTCTCAAGGTGATTAAGGAGCTCAGGGCCACGCGCCGAAAGGCCCCCGAAGCCCCGCTCGAGTTCGCGGACATTCGCGATATCGTGCACGAGATGCGGCTCTACAAGACACCCGCTGAGCTCGAGCTCATGCGCCACGCCGCCAAGATCACCTCCGAGGCCCACGTGCTCGCCATGCGCACCGCAAAGCCGGGCATGATGGAGTATGAGCTACAGGCCGCCATCGAAGGGCATTTCCTCCGAAATGGCGCCGAAGGCGTGGCCTATAACTCGATCGTGGGTTCCGGCGATAACGCCACGATTTTGCACTACACCGAGAACCGCGACCAGATGAAGGCCTCAGACGTGGTCTTGATCGATGCCGGCTGCGAGTACCATTTCTACGCCGCCGATATCACACGTTCCTTCCCGGTCTCGGGCCGTTTTGAGGGCGCCGCCAAGGACGTCTACGAAGCCGTACTCGAAGCCCAAATCGAAGGCGTCGCGAGCGTGCGAAAAGGGCTCGCCTACGACGAGCTCCAGACCAAGACCGTGCGCCGACTTACCCAGGCCATGATTGACCTCGGTGCCCTCAAAGGAAGCCTCGACCAACATATCGAGGAAGAGTCCTTCCGCGCCTATTACCCGCATAATGTAGGGCACTGGCTTGGCATCGACGTACACGACGTGGGCTCGTATTTTGGGGCCGACCGTGCCTACCGCGCCCTTGAGCCGGGTATGGTTCTGACCATCGAGCCGGGACTCTATTTCCCGGCTCATGACACAACGATTCCCGAGGCTCTGCGCGGCATCGGGGTTCGAATTGAAGACGACGTTCTGGTTACCGAGGGGGATCCGGAAGTTCTGACCGCCGAATGCCCGAAGAGCGTGGCGGATATTGAAACTTTGATGAATTCTTGA
- the dnaB gene encoding replicative DNA helicase, with product MPSKEGIRVPPHNDDAERSLLGSIMIDPQTVDEISGQVDAQDFYREAHRHIYRAMVNLHQRGEAIDLITLADYLKTSEQLEAVGGPNYLVRLSSEVPSAANVGHYGMIVRRKAALRNFIGTANSLVEECYGDVNDVDSFMDDAERRLFEITQKGQARGYSSLKEVVGEAFRQIEALFHKNEHITGVPSGFVDLDEITAGWQRSDLIIVAARPAMGKTSFTLNMLTHAALVRKTPAMFFSLEMSNTQLAIRMLCSEGRIDQSKLRRGNMTEQEWSRLLRATGDLSAAKIFLDDTPSISIMDFRSKCRRAKAEHDIGIIFVDYLQLMRGTSQSKGSREQEISEISRNLKAVAKELDVPIIALAQLNRGVEQRADKRPMVSDLRESGAIEQDADIIMFIYRDEVYHPETEKQGIAEIIIGKHRNGALATVDLRFFGAHTRFENLAPEA from the coding sequence ATGCCCTCGAAAGAGGGCATTCGTGTTCCACCCCACAACGATGATGCTGAGCGTTCTTTGCTCGGCTCGATCATGATCGACCCACAGACGGTCGATGAAATCTCGGGTCAGGTCGACGCGCAAGACTTCTATCGTGAGGCGCACCGCCATATCTACCGCGCCATGGTGAACCTGCACCAGCGTGGTGAGGCAATCGACCTGATCACGCTCGCGGACTACCTGAAGACCTCCGAGCAGCTCGAGGCCGTAGGCGGACCGAACTACCTCGTGCGTCTGAGCTCCGAGGTGCCCTCGGCCGCGAACGTAGGCCATTACGGCATGATTGTTCGGCGAAAAGCCGCGCTGCGTAACTTCATCGGCACCGCGAATTCACTCGTCGAGGAGTGTTACGGCGACGTGAACGACGTGGATTCGTTCATGGACGATGCCGAGCGCCGTCTTTTTGAGATCACCCAGAAGGGCCAGGCGCGTGGTTATTCTTCGCTCAAAGAAGTTGTGGGCGAGGCGTTCCGGCAGATCGAGGCGCTCTTTCATAAGAATGAGCATATCACCGGCGTTCCGTCGGGGTTTGTGGACTTGGACGAGATTACCGCTGGCTGGCAGCGCTCCGACTTGATCATCGTGGCCGCCCGTCCTGCCATGGGTAAAACGAGCTTCACGCTCAACATGCTCACTCACGCTGCGCTCGTTCGCAAAACCCCCGCCATGTTCTTCAGTCTCGAGATGTCGAACACGCAGCTCGCCATTCGTATGCTCTGCTCAGAGGGGCGTATCGACCAGTCGAAGCTGCGGCGAGGCAACATGACCGAGCAGGAGTGGAGTCGGCTTCTACGTGCTACTGGCGACCTCTCAGCGGCCAAGATCTTCCTCGACGACACGCCTTCAATCTCGATCATGGACTTTAGGTCCAAATGCCGGCGCGCTAAGGCCGAACACGATATCGGCATCATCTTCGTCGACTATCTGCAGCTGATGCGCGGCACCTCCCAATCCAAGGGAAGTCGCGAGCAGGAGATTTCGGAAATCTCACGTAACCTCAAGGCGGTCGCGAAGGAACTCGATGTGCCGATCATCGCGCTAGCACAGCTCAATCGTGGTGTGGAGCAGCGCGCGGACAAACGGCCGATGGTCAGTGACCTTCGTGAGTCCGGCGCCATTGAGCAGGATGCCGACATCATCATGTTCATCTACCGTGATGAGGTCTACCACCCGGAAACTGAGAAGCAGGGCATCGCCGAGATTATCATCGGTAAGCACCGAAACGGCGCGCTGGCCACGGTGGACCTGCGCTTCTTCGGCGCACATACCCGATTCGAAAACCTGGCGCCTGAGGCGTAA
- a CDS encoding endonuclease III domain-containing protein: protein MMNWWVQEHFDYPWRDSSEPDWKRLITEVLLQRTNAAAVKRLYVDFFFKYPTAESLASAPVEEVEQAIHSLGLRWRAQYLPGLASNIADGVPDSSDELMKLPGVGPYVTGAFMVLHRNTSSTFVDANVVRLLGRYLGFEWDGETRRKKWLLDHVDALFSHGYTPSEFGYALLDFSREVCGRAPQCQSCEARTQCAYFATLEANNRALAQDNS from the coding sequence ATGATGAACTGGTGGGTCCAGGAGCATTTTGACTATCCGTGGCGAGATTCTTCCGAGCCTGATTGGAAACGTCTGATTACGGAAGTTCTTCTACAGCGTACCAATGCCGCAGCGGTTAAGCGGTTATACGTGGATTTCTTCTTCAAATATCCCACGGCCGAAAGCCTGGCCTCTGCACCTGTGGAAGAGGTGGAGCAAGCCATTCACAGTCTTGGTCTGCGCTGGCGTGCGCAGTATTTGCCTGGTTTAGCGTCGAATATCGCAGATGGTGTACCAGATAGCTCCGATGAGCTGATGAAGCTGCCTGGTGTTGGCCCATACGTTACGGGCGCGTTCATGGTTTTACACCGGAACACGTCATCAACCTTTGTTGACGCCAACGTGGTGAGGCTGCTCGGTCGGTACCTCGGCTTTGAATGGGATGGGGAAACTCGACGGAAGAAGTGGTTGTTGGACCACGTCGATGCTCTCTTCAGTCATGGCTACACCCCGAGCGAGTTTGGCTATGCTCTTTTGGATTTCTCGCGCGAAGTCTGTGGGCGCGCACCCCAGTGCCAGAGTTGTGAAGCACGAACCCAATGTGCGTACTTTGCGACTCTAGAGGCTAATAATAGAGCGTTGGCTCAGGATAATTCTTGA
- a CDS encoding porin family protein, which translates to MNLKNTIALIAALGLSIPAIATFSPADAHAQGKVLDSSSKSGKRTHKRAGAKRTETKKKKKSRPTTTRSTANRTTSRTTTTRSAPQGYRATETRVYRSSGTSTRAQSYRSRTTTRHRTTSYRNSRPVYAERHQYRRQYSNDYGEPATRSTANTGSNIDVYVTGGIGVSGFSSNTISDDALPGIGWNVALGGKGEYLGMELGLDGGGYTFDPEGTNETELGLFGLYFDLKLQPTIAQIFEPYVFAGVGGYVLSDAILVENTGGGAYRLGLGANLRFDSLAIGGKYLYQGFGFTDDSGLYGGDFGGASETVSLGLTIYF; encoded by the coding sequence ATGAACCTCAAGAACACCATCGCCCTCATCGCCGCATTGGGACTTAGCATCCCGGCCATTGCGACTTTTAGTCCGGCAGACGCCCATGCACAGGGCAAGGTGCTTGACTCCTCTTCAAAGAGCGGAAAACGCACGCACAAAAGAGCTGGCGCAAAGCGAACTGAAACCAAGAAAAAGAAGAAGAGCCGTCCTACAACGACTCGTTCAACCGCGAACCGAACGACGAGCCGTACGACGACCACGCGCTCAGCTCCTCAGGGCTACCGCGCGACCGAGACCCGCGTATATCGCTCGTCTGGTACTTCGACGCGCGCTCAGAGCTACCGGTCGCGTACCACCACGCGGCACCGCACCACCTCGTACCGAAACTCTCGTCCGGTTTACGCGGAGCGGCATCAATATCGGCGCCAGTACTCGAACGATTACGGTGAGCCGGCCACACGATCAACCGCCAACACGGGCAGCAATATCGATGTGTACGTCACCGGCGGAATCGGCGTGAGCGGGTTTTCTTCGAACACCATTTCAGACGACGCGTTGCCGGGGATCGGCTGGAACGTGGCCCTCGGCGGGAAAGGTGAGTACCTCGGCATGGAGCTTGGACTCGATGGCGGAGGCTACACCTTCGACCCTGAGGGAACCAACGAGACCGAGCTTGGACTCTTCGGCCTCTACTTCGACCTCAAGCTGCAGCCTACGATCGCTCAGATCTTTGAGCCCTATGTCTTTGCAGGTGTTGGTGGCTATGTGCTGAGCGACGCAATCCTGGTGGAGAACACCGGCGGTGGCGCATACCGCCTGGGCCTCGGCGCAAACTTGAGGTTCGACAGCCTCGCGATTGGCGGAAAATATCTCTACCAGGGCTTCGGATTCACGGATGATTCTGGCCTCTACGGTGGCGATTTCGGCGGCGCATCTGAGACCGTAAGCCTCGGTCTGACCATCTACTTCTAG
- a CDS encoding GatB/YqeY domain-containing protein — protein sequence MEAPTWVQLNEDMKTAMRAKDAEKLQTIRMLIAALKNLKIELRRDVTEEEITDLLATEVKKRRDAIRLYTEGNRPELAAKEESEIELIQTYLPKQLTDDEVAAMVDEAIAQSGAASKKDMGKVMGIVVPQTKGRFDGSKIKDIVMAKLP from the coding sequence ATGGAAGCACCAACATGGGTACAACTTAACGAGGACATGAAAACAGCGATGCGAGCAAAGGATGCCGAAAAGCTCCAGACCATTCGCATGCTCATCGCGGCCCTCAAAAACTTGAAAATTGAGCTCCGACGAGACGTCACCGAGGAGGAGATCACTGACCTCCTGGCCACCGAAGTCAAGAAGCGTCGCGACGCGATTCGACTCTACACCGAAGGCAATCGCCCCGAGCTCGCCGCAAAGGAAGAGTCCGAGATCGAGCTCATTCAGACCTACCTTCCAAAGCAGCTCACCGACGACGAAGTCGCGGCCATGGTGGACGAGGCCATCGCCCAATCAGGCGCTGCTTCCAAGAAGGATATGGGCAAGGTCATGGGCATCGTCGTGCCACAAACCAAGGGGCGATTCGACGGCTCAAAAATTAAGGATATCGTCATGGCGAAATTGCCGTGA
- a CDS encoding THUMP domain-containing protein has product MKYTFFATAGRGLEDLVAKELQEMGIKDAKALRGGARFTGSLEDGYRATLWSRMASTILLSLSSFKADSNEAVYNGVRRIPWDEHLSLETTFAISTTSTRANLNTHFVSLKAKDAIVDQFRKATQERPNVDVENPDLAIQIHIDKDLTTVYLDLGNPGLHKRGYRVLSTDAPIRETVAASILVRGGWPELAKQGAAFMDPMCGSGTFVIEAAMMAADIAPGLGRVDLGFDRWKKHDQKAFSGLLQEAQERRDKGLETLGPIHGTDVAGPAIAAAKRNAEAAGLAHHVHLERVPLMNVRPPAPTGLVATNPPYGHRFEEDAAAVHYELGEALINEFIGWKAAIITGSKELGRELGMRAIKTFNVDNGPLRCIQINFDIQPERIFHERR; this is encoded by the coding sequence GTGAAGTACACCTTTTTTGCCACCGCAGGGAGGGGGCTCGAGGACCTGGTCGCGAAAGAGCTCCAAGAGATGGGCATCAAGGATGCTAAGGCTCTGCGCGGCGGTGCGCGCTTTACGGGCTCTCTTGAAGACGGCTACCGCGCCACGCTCTGGAGCCGAATGGCGAGCACGATTTTGCTCTCGCTTTCGAGCTTCAAGGCGGACTCCAACGAGGCGGTGTACAACGGCGTGCGCCGCATTCCGTGGGATGAGCACCTGAGCCTCGAGACCACCTTCGCCATCTCTACGACCTCGACGCGGGCGAACCTCAACACGCATTTCGTCTCGCTTAAGGCCAAAGATGCGATTGTTGACCAGTTCCGAAAGGCCACGCAGGAGCGGCCGAATGTGGACGTGGAAAACCCCGATTTGGCAATCCAGATCCACATCGACAAGGACCTCACAACGGTCTACCTCGACCTCGGAAACCCAGGCCTACACAAGCGCGGCTACCGGGTTCTAAGCACCGATGCGCCTATCCGCGAAACGGTCGCCGCCTCGATCTTGGTCCGCGGCGGATGGCCAGAGCTCGCCAAACAAGGCGCTGCGTTTATGGACCCGATGTGTGGCTCCGGCACTTTTGTGATCGAGGCCGCCATGATGGCTGCTGATATCGCGCCAGGGCTCGGGCGCGTGGACCTCGGCTTCGACCGATGGAAGAAGCACGATCAAAAGGCCTTTAGCGGCTTGCTCCAAGAGGCCCAAGAGCGCCGCGATAAGGGCCTCGAAACCCTCGGACCCATCCACGGCACCGACGTCGCAGGCCCAGCTATCGCCGCCGCCAAACGTAATGCCGAGGCCGCAGGGCTCGCCCATCACGTGCACCTTGAGCGCGTACCGCTCATGAACGTGCGTCCACCCGCACCCACAGGTCTTGTGGCCACGAACCCTCCCTACGGACATCGTTTTGAAGAAGACGCCGCCGCGGTTCACTACGAGCTCGGCGAGGCGCTGATCAACGAGTTCATAGGCTGGAAGGCGGCGATTATCACCGGCTCCAAAGAGCTCGGTCGCGAACTCGGAATGCGCGCCATCAAGACCTTCAACGTGGACAACGGCCCCTTGCGCTGTATCCAAATCAATTTTGATATTCAGCCTGAACGAATCTTTCATGAACGACGCTAA
- the larC gene encoding nickel pincer cofactor biosynthesis protein LarC, with protein MHIHLDLIGGIAGDMFLAAALDAELVTREFLEEIMSGLGLGTIQIVAKNTQRGALTGTHIIFQGWGPEHESDHRHLSEILKMIDQASFDEGIKEVARELFIALGKAESKIHGIPLETVHFHEVGAVDSILDFVGAAAVIYRANATWSFSDVPCGKGEIVSAHGVIPVPAPATADLLRGLPTIERDVRGELVTPTGAAILHVLAGRHKLAAPKITGFSVARPQPLTTPKSRISRRGTLVAAGYGCGTKSFAEIANVVRLTVFEEDARAPQSDRVARIETDIDDMQPEALAWFCESYLPELGAIDVTRASIIMKKGRIGTRLTVLGPIDESQSLARAILEHTSTFGVRIDEVERQILNRRFETVQTAYGPIQIKLGLMGDRVLKTAPEFEDCARAAKEHGVDISLVYQAALKAAEPLKGPLGA; from the coding sequence ATGCACATTCATCTAGACCTTATCGGCGGCATCGCCGGTGATATGTTTCTGGCCGCAGCGCTAGACGCAGAACTCGTAACTCGTGAATTCTTGGAAGAAATCATGAGCGGCCTTGGGCTCGGCACGATCCAGATCGTGGCCAAGAATACGCAACGCGGGGCCCTGACCGGCACCCATATTATTTTTCAAGGATGGGGCCCAGAACACGAATCTGATCACCGACACCTCTCAGAAATCCTCAAAATGATCGATCAAGCCTCGTTTGATGAGGGCATCAAAGAGGTGGCCCGAGAGCTTTTTATCGCGCTCGGGAAGGCAGAGTCCAAAATTCACGGAATACCGCTTGAAACCGTGCATTTCCACGAAGTCGGCGCCGTTGATTCGATCCTCGATTTTGTGGGCGCGGCCGCCGTGATTTACCGAGCAAATGCCACCTGGAGCTTCTCAGACGTTCCGTGTGGAAAAGGCGAGATCGTCAGTGCTCATGGGGTAATCCCGGTGCCAGCTCCAGCCACTGCTGACCTACTGCGCGGCCTTCCAACCATCGAACGCGACGTCCGAGGCGAGCTCGTGACCCCGACCGGCGCCGCCATACTTCATGTGTTGGCCGGCCGTCACAAGCTGGCTGCTCCCAAAATTACGGGCTTCTCGGTGGCGCGACCTCAACCGCTGACCACGCCAAAATCCAGAATCAGTCGGCGCGGCACGCTTGTGGCGGCGGGGTACGGTTGTGGCACAAAGTCCTTCGCGGAGATCGCGAACGTGGTGCGCCTCACGGTCTTTGAAGAGGACGCCCGCGCCCCGCAATCCGACCGCGTCGCTCGAATCGAGACCGATATCGACGATATGCAGCCCGAGGCCCTTGCCTGGTTCTGCGAGTCTTACCTGCCGGAACTCGGCGCCATCGATGTCACGCGTGCGTCGATCATCATGAAGAAAGGCCGCATCGGCACGCGCCTCACGGTCCTCGGTCCCATCGACGAAAGCCAGAGTCTCGCGCGCGCGATTCTTGAGCATACGTCCACGTTCGGGGTTCGAATCGATGAGGTTGAGCGCCAGATCCTGAACCGCCGATTCGAGACCGTACAAACAGCCTACGGCCCAATCCAGATCAAGCTTGGACTAATGGGGGACCGCGTACTCAAGACCGCCCCCGAGTTCGAGGACTGCGCCCGCGCCGCTAAAGAACATGGCGTGGACATCTCCTTGGTCTATCAAGCCGCGCTCAAGGCGGCCGAGCCACTCAAGGGACCTCTCGGCGCATGA
- a CDS encoding DUF4388 domain-containing protein — MNQRKSSGWVLKFISGKYQGGEFPLEMDSEVVIGRSSELDMVLVEDMVSRRHARITTYGNEIYIEDFGSTNGSFVNGEKITKARLKEGDRILVGTNIIKLVHRDSEEGAGRDMRGGMGNDRGAQASRTTGATLTGSISGLIEEVPLPDLLQLFATSKKSGVLVIHRENDSGKVYLREGRVYFAVIDDDIDVSPYKSFYRIMAWNQGTFSLEHPTDETFENEIDESTEGLMMEGMRILDEMENLGADVPDMDAHLIINSPLVPPLRGLAPEILDTFQLILNYGKVLQVLNRSLSSDLETMQAIVHLIRNDYIRAN; from the coding sequence TTGAATCAGCGTAAGTCGTCTGGCTGGGTACTGAAATTCATCTCGGGGAAGTATCAGGGCGGCGAATTCCCCCTTGAGATGGATAGTGAAGTGGTGATTGGCCGCTCCAGTGAACTCGACATGGTTCTTGTCGAGGACATGGTGTCGCGCCGACACGCTCGAATTACGACCTATGGAAACGAGATCTATATTGAGGATTTCGGGTCGACGAACGGAAGTTTCGTCAACGGTGAGAAAATCACCAAGGCCCGCCTCAAAGAAGGTGATCGTATCCTGGTCGGCACCAATATTATAAAGCTCGTTCACCGCGATAGTGAAGAAGGAGCTGGCCGCGATATGCGCGGTGGGATGGGCAACGACCGCGGTGCGCAAGCATCTCGGACCACCGGTGCCACACTCACTGGCTCTATCTCCGGCCTGATTGAAGAAGTTCCGCTTCCGGACCTTCTCCAGCTCTTCGCCACGAGTAAGAAATCCGGGGTGCTGGTCATCCACCGCGAAAATGACTCTGGAAAGGTCTACCTTCGTGAAGGACGCGTCTACTTCGCCGTCATCGACGACGATATCGACGTCTCCCCGTACAAATCCTTCTATCGGATTATGGCGTGGAATCAGGGAACCTTCTCCCTGGAGCATCCAACGGACGAGACCTTCGAAAACGAGATTGATGAGTCGACCGAAGGCCTGATGATGGAGGGTATGCGTATCCTCGACGAGATGGAGAATCTGGGCGCAGATGTGCCGGATATGGATGCTCATCTCATCATCAACAGTCCGCTCGTACCACCGTTGCGCGGCCTTGCTCCCGAGATCCTGGATACCTTCCAGCTGATTTTGAATTATGGCAAAGTGCTTCAGGTGCTCAACCGTAGCCTCTCAAGTGACCTCGAGACCATGCAGGCTATCGTCCACTTGATCCGTAACGACTATATCCGCGCCAACTAG